In Fusarium oxysporum Fo47 chromosome XII, complete sequence, one DNA window encodes the following:
- a CDS encoding L-Aspartase-like protein gives MAAATVHDTSLFRDTFGTEEIRECFSERSYVSKLIEAECALAQAEEDQGVIPSGTAKVIREHSDVSKIDWPLLAKRAEVVGYPILGLVEQMASWVPHQQSGYIHWGATTQDIMDLASQLQIKDGIAIVERHLGETINTLESMSSKYRDTPMAGRTHLQHALPITFGYKCGVWLSGLRRHAERLQQIKERCLLVQFGGAAGTLASLGSSDDGIRVRKRLAAILGLKDPVITWHVARDTIAEVVNFLALIGGSLGKIALDLMIMSSNELNEVAEPFVPHRGASSTMPQKRNPISSEIILAQSKILRAQAGLVLDGMVSDFERASGPWHLEWAALPVAFISVVGSLYQANFALSGLQVNSGAMKTNLESTRGLIVAEAVMMKLAEFIGRQEAHEVVYGACVSAIEGNLSLIESLQKIEQVTKHLTTEQLTSLVDPTQYLGCCQLMVDEVLRLRTSKL, from the exons ATGGCTGCTGCTACCGTTCATGATACTTCTCTGTTCAGAGACACTTTCGGAACAGAAGAAATTCGAGAGTGCTTCTCTGAACGATCATATGTCTCGAAATTGATCGAGGCAGAATGTGCCTTGGCTCAAGCAGAGGAAGACCAAGGTGTGATTCCTTCGGGAACCGCCAAAGTCATCCGTGAGCATTCTGATGTATCGAAAATCGATTGGCCTTTGCTTGCAAAGAGGGCAGAGGTTGTCGGTTACCCcatccttggtcttgtcgaaCAAATGGCTTCTTGGGTACCTCATCAGCAAT CCGGATACATTCATTGGGGCGCTACAACACAAGATATCATGGACTTGGCTTCGCAACTACAGATCAAGGACGGCATCGCAATCGTGGAGCGCCACCTCGGTGAAACAATAAACACCCTCGAGTCAATGTCTTCCAAGTACCGCGACACGCCAATGGCAGGCCGAACACATCTACAACACGCCCTACCCATCACTTTTGGCTACAAATGTGGTGTTTGGCTTTCTGGGCTTCGACGTCACGCTGAACGCCTGCAACAAATCAAGGAACGGTGTCTTCTGGTGCAATTCGGCGGCGCTGCTGGTACTTTGGCTTCGCTAGGTAGCTCAGATGACGGTATTCGAGTACGAAAGAGGCTAGCTGCCATCTTGGGTCTCAAAGACCCCGTTATCACCTGGCACGTCGCTCGAGATACCATTGCTGAGGTCGTGAACTTTTTGGCTTTGATTGGAGGTTCATTGGGAAAGATTGCGCTTGATCTGATGATCATGTCATCCAACGAGCTTAACGAG GTTGCTGAGCCTTTTGTACCTCATCGAGGAGCATCGTCAACGATGCCTCAGAAACGAAACCCTATTTCGAGCGAGATCATCCTAGCACAATCTAAGATCCTTCGTGCACAGGCAGGGCTGGTGTTAGATGGTATGGTATCAGACTTTGAGCGTGCCTCGGGACCTTGGCACCTAGAGTGGGCTGCACTTCCGGTCGCGTTCATCTCGGTGGTTGGCTCACTTTATCAAGCCAACTTTGCACTATCAGGCCTACAGGTCAATTCAGGCGCAATGAAAACCAACCTGGAATCGACACGAGGGCTCATAGTTGCTGAGGCTGTTATGATGAAGTTGGCTGAGTTCATAGGACGACAGGAGGCTCATGAAGTAGTCTACGGTGCGTGCGTGTCTGCAATCGAGGGAAATTTATCCTTGATAGAATCATTACAAAAGATTGAGCAAGTCACAAAGCATTTAACTACAGAGCAGCTGACCTCATTGGTCGATCCAACACAATACCTCGGTTGCTGTCAATTAATGGTTGACGAAGTCTTGAGATTAAGGACCTCAaagctttga
- a CDS encoding S-adenosyl-L-methionine-dependent methyltransferase: MSTATVSAVAGAVTASTPLAPFSGTEGSYMLPHHAQEIERLHRQHLFMNTTTGGQLLVVPSIHEKKSLRVLDSGAADGFWLRDLPRQLPSHHLELYGVDIGSDLFPAPDESAIHKVELRSHDVRTPFPHSWDWSSKFDVINQRLLIWGIQSAEWPRVISNLVASLKPGGYIQFVEAEWIDPDNLADEKTRPQLRKQAALQEWSTASFGMDIHIAYKLEGLLRDAGLEDVRKVQFNHGYGALARSKDQRNVSAELWVECFRTLDEKIPEGGIPGVAANSKEFHEFLDALEVEIKTYGYQPKLNYVYGRKPLA, from the exons ATGTCTACTGCAACTGTTAGTGCCGTGGCTGGTGCTGTGACAGCTTCGACGCCACTGGCACCGTTCTCAGGCACAGAAGGAAGCTACATGCTACCTCATCATGCCCAAGAGATTGAGAGGCTCCACCGCCAACACCTCTTCATGAATACTACCACGGGAGGTCAATTGCTCGTAGTGCCATCCATACACGAGAAGAAGTCCTTGCGTGTACTGGACTCGGGTGCTGCTGATG GCTTCTGGCTACGCGATCTGCCTCGCCAACTCCCATCACACCATCTGGAGCTCTATGGAGTCGACATTGGATCTGATCTCTTCCCAGCACCAGATGAGAGTGCGATTCACAAGGTAGAGCTTCGGAGCCATGATGTCAGAACTCCCTTTCCACATTCGTGGGACTGGTCCTCCAAATTCGACGTGATCAACCAGAGGCTGCTTATCTGGGGTATCCAGTCTGCCGAGTGGCCTCGTGTCATCTCGAACCTTGTTGCGTCTCTAAAGCCTGGCGGCTATATACAGTTCGTCGAGGCTGAATGGATTGATCCCGATAATTTGGCAGACGAGAAGACCAGGCCTCAACTGAGGAAACAAGCCGCTCTACAGGAGTGGTCTACCGCCAGCTTCGGTATGGACATCCATATTGCTTACAAGCTCGAAGGGCTCCTTCGAGACGCTGGCTTGGAGGATGTTCGCAAGGTCCAGTTTAATCATGGCTATGGCGCCCTCGCAAGATCCAAGGACCAGAGGAATGTGTCGGCTGAGCTCTGGGTCGAGTGCTTCAGGACCTTGGATGAGAAGATACCTG AAGGTGGCATTCCTGGGGTTGCAGCGAATTCGAAGGAGTTCCATGAGTTCCTCGATGCTTTAGAGGTCGAGATTAAGACGTACGGCTATCAACCTAAGCTCAATTATGTGTATGGACGAAAGCCCTTGGCTTaa
- a CDS encoding ADC synthase, producing MGTIMVLIIDHYDSYTNNILQLLQGTQKGHDGQSYPEWSVSIVRFDQFSWDHFKSEILPHLDAIILSPGPGTPQREADFGFNARLIREVNIPILGICLGHQGIGTSFGANIIHAPNIKHGQICQIHHRGTGILSGLPQKFDGVRYNSLVLDIEDVPPELQVTAWTYDPENPSKKVLMGLQHRERPVFGTQWHPESVCSAHGKQILSNFRDIVLDFWVTSNPRNQWTKRRVLENASLPDHILQQNAVEQTELGKALAAEANPARVVSPYYVKSARVGKGPSAEIVFQTLFRGRSLDGEAWLDSAKVRDSHSRNSYLSWASFALSYSTKSRHVSFYQHGKNIKSERLSVSYWSWLEQFQQETIVANTETLPSESLDQETDVGQPLLQVGLIGYFGYELKRESLPGYQFTPPDEKDVSLKHSDSELLFANTVLRLDNYTGEWTLFSLIRRGEEDPIGNAIGASSKIGIDEAEFDLYLTRVREVFDAPPSPPYVEAHPLPNFVALDNEASYSNTIWAAKEAIKEGETYELTLTTKFRAKSPEVDPYSLYLDLRKRNPAPYSAYIHFAAHDKTILSSSPERFISIDSNGVAEMKPIKGTLAVDSDPVEDERRKHQLATDVKELAENLMIVDLIRSDLHNISPPSSISVPKLLHVETYQTVHQLVTTIQSHVAPSVGGTKVIERCFPPGSMTGAPKLRSVQILDSLEGQRERGIYSGSIGYICASGTVDQSVVIRTIVKSGNELELGAGGAITWLSEADKEWDEVMVKANAVARGKGKAHVPDVAAISPLGPFVEEEGHLRQEHPLRAAISA from the exons ATGGGCACAATCATGGTTCTCATTATTGATCATTATGACTCCTATACCAACAACATTCTGCAACTGCTCCAAGGTACTCAGAAGGGTCATGATGGACAGTCCTATCCGGAGTGGAGTGTATCTATTGTTCGATTCGACCAGTTCTCATG GGATCACTTCAAATCGGAAATTCTCCCTCACCTAGATGCTATCATCCTATCACCAGGACCCGGCACACCGCAGCGCGAAGCAGACTTTGGCTTCAACGCTAGGCTTATAAGAGAAGTCAACATCCCCATCTTGGGGATCTGCCTTGGACATCAAGGCATTGGTACATCGTTTGGCGCCAATATTATTCATGCTCCAAACATCAAACATGGTCAGATCTGTCAGATCCACCACCGAGGCACAGGTATTCTCAGTGGTTTGCCGCAAAAGTTCGATGGGGTAAGGTATAACAGTCTTGTATTGGACATTGAAG ATGTTCCACCAGAGCTTCAAGTCACGGCATGGACATACGACCCAGAGAACCCCTCCAAGAAGGTGTTAATGGGACTTCAACATCGGGAACGCCCTGTCTTTGGCACGCAATGGCATCCCGAAAGCGTTTGCTCTGCTCACGGGAAGCAGATCCTCTCAAACTTCCGAGATATCGTCTTGGACTTTTGGGTGACCAGTAACCCGAGGAACCAATGGACCAAGCGTCGGGTTCTTGAGAACGCGTCGCTGCCAGACCATATTCTTCAGCAGAATGCCGTTGAGCAAACCGAATTGGGCAAGGCCCTTGCTGCAGAGGCTAATCCAGCACGCGTGGTCTCACCTTATTATGTCAAGTCTGCTAGGGTTGGCAAAGGTCCATCTGCAGAGATTGTGTTCCAAACACTGTTTCGGGGTAGATCCCTAGACGGTGAGGCGTGGCTTGATAGTGCCAAG GTTAGAGACTCACACTCTCGCAACTCATATTTATCATGGGCTTCCTTTGCACTGAGCTATTCAACAAAGTCGAGACACGTATCTTTCTACCAGCATGGCAAGAACATCAAATCGGAGAGGCTGAGCGTTTCGTATTGGTCGTGGCTGGAGCAATTCCAACAGGAGACCATCGTGGCAAACACCGAAACACTCCCTTCTGAGTCGCTGGATCAAGAGACAGATGTTGGCCAGCCTTTGCTCCAGGTTGGGCTCATCGGCTACTTTGGCTATGAGCTCAAGAGGGAATCACTACCTGGCTACCAGTTCACACCACCCGACGAGAAGGATGTCAGCTTGAAGCACAGTGATAGCGAGCTACTCTTCGCAAACACCGTGCTGCGACTCGATAATTATACCGGAGAGTGGACGCTGTTCAGTTTAATACGTCGAGGTGAAGAGGATCCAATCGGAAATGCCATTGGCGCTTCGAGTAAGATAGGTATCGACGAGGCCGAGTTTGACCTCTATCTGACTCGTGTACGTGAGGTATTTGACGCGCCACCGTCGCCACCCTACGTTGAAGCACATCCTTTGCCCAACTTCGTCGCACTCGATAATGAGGCATCCTACTCCAACACGATCTGGGCAGCCAAGGAGGCCATCAAAGAGGGGGAGACCTACGAGCTCACGTTGACAACAAAGTTCAGAGCCAAGAGCCCAGAAGTTGATCCTTACAGCTTATATCTGGACCTTCGGAAACGAAACCCTGCACCGTATTCCGCTTATATCCACTTTGCCGCCCATGACAAGACCAtcctctcctcatctcctGAACGATTCATCTCCATTGATAGCAATGGTGTTGCCGAGATGAAGCCAATCAAGGGCACCCTGGCTGTTGACTCTGATCCAGTCGAGGATGAGAGACGGAAGCATCAGCTTGCGACAGATGTCAAAGAGCTAGCCGAAAACCTGATG ATCGTTGACCTCATTCGATCCGACCTTCATAACATCTCACCACCAAGCTCCATTTCTGTGCCAAAGCTCTTGCATGTAGAGACCTATCAGACTGTTCATCAG CTTGTCACAACAATACAGTCCCATGTTGCCCCATCGGTAGGAGGAACCAAGGTTATCGAGCGCTGTTTCCCGCCTGGTTCCATGACCGGCGCCCCGAAGCTTCGCTCAGTTCAGATCCTCGACTCTCTCGAAGGCCAACGCGAGCGGGGTATATACTCGGGAAGTATCGGTTACATCTGTGCCAGCGGTACCGTCGACCAATCCGTTGTGATCCGCACGATCGTCAAGTCTGGCAATGAATTGGAACTCGGTGCTGGAGGAGCAATCACCTGGCTGAGTGAGGCGGACAAGGAATGGGACGAGGTCATGGTTAAAGCTAATGCTGTTGCTCGAGGCAAAGGAAAGGCGCATGTACCTGATGTAGCAGCTATTAGTCCCTTGGGACCAtttgtggaggaggagggtcATCTGAGACAGGAGCATCCGCTCAGAGCTGCAATCAGCGCGTGA
- a CDS encoding ABC-2 type transporter-domain-containing protein, whose translation MSTPTEGSVLETQKDAAIEVSVPKGLDPEGLDAIRVLLQSQALGGNDTPKQIGVSFKHLSVTAPSGTQVQVKTLPRAILNTFGPDQVRFIREQVLTRISPRNSVPEGKTILNGFSGVVKPGEMLLVLGRPGSGCSTFLRTVASRSNLATTGDLEYANVSSSVFKRDHARETIYLPEEDRHIASLTVRQTIQFALRNSLPTDARNTKLVASLVDVIAKICGLSHALDTPVGGAFSPGVSGGERKRVSIAEVLAAGSSVQCFDNSTRGLDSSTALDFVKALRAFTDIGHKTTLATLYQAGEEIYRNFDKVVVLSEGYEAFFGSTSEAWSYFHNLGFIPIPGQTTAEFLATVTDPDERKAIPGSEADSINSSADLAAAFKRSNHYARLVSEIDEYREKQGQADALLPTYSYRLSLPYQVRESLKREYQLVKGQRRVYYIKWITTIILCLVCGSVYFDIENNAQGAFTRGGILYFALILNGWLQFPELFDAYTNRPVLERQANLHLTRPAAVALARFLIDLPLIAFQHVLFTLVFYFLSRLQVEAGKFFFFYLTLFISTVCFSNLLRMFAYFVGTLDDCFRYGGFSCTVLLLFAGFLIPPNDMSPAFGWLHHINPMFYGFENLFSSEFSNLDLSCHDNLIPAQGIEGHQTCAVRGALPGQTSVPGLQYAESFGFSYSHRWRNIGIMIAIGLAYLIAGIFGSEFMSFAPNGGAPLVFAKRRNASSPDSHDVEKSAPSSGRASVLSGRIGQVALKWNQLSVDIGDSHILKNISGYVRRGELTALCGASGAGKTTLLTALSQTNFAGSIVGGEVLVGDQPPSSSYRKTVGFAQQMDLHDGTATVREALEFSALLRQPKHYSKAEKLAYVSKVLDLLDLNDVQDALIGEDGGGLGVERLKRVTIGVELAARPEILFADEPTSGLDSQGASRIVHYLKTLARQGQAIVVTIHQPSALVFSQFDNLLALSSEGSQLYFGKVTEALSYFARNGAACPEGANPGEFILETVGAGVNARTSDKGSNWASTWAASPEAADLGREITNNSDASKNLSPDVGEVVTSEHNASVFLQTILLTKRMLLNQWRSPPYIYSKIWVHVISAILVGFTFFQIGTSPQDLQNRMFSVFFILFLCNAIVNVILARYFFASLYWQFREGPSHAYGWIAFVSSTILSEIPGAILVTVLYFVIWYFPAGLPLDQAGYIFLFLLTYEIFQVLLGLFMMALSPDLGAAGNVLVFIVCTCNWFNGIIVPYSQIQVFWRYWLYYLSPFTYLLGGMVTAVTSSVGVSCSSADLTVFTAPANETCSSYVSEWALSASAQLLNPEASGDDYCQVCRWTTGTQFLDQFNLGNGQLGGQWGSWGIFVVFTFSNLALVYFFTWATKVKGWKLFYFF comes from the exons ATGTCCACGCCTACCGAAGGGTCGGTACTCGAAACCCAGAAAGATGCTGCGATTGAGGTATCGGTCCCCAAAGGCCTCGATCCAGAGGGTCTTGATGCCATTCGGGTGCTTCTTCAGAGTCAAGCTCTAGGCGGCAATGATACACCAAAACAGATTGGCGTATCTTTCAAGCATCTCTCGGTGACAGCCCCATCAGGAACCCAGGTCCAGGTCAAGACTCTGCCTCGAGCCATCCTCAATACCTTTGGGCCCGACCAAGTTCGATTTATTAGGGAACAGGTCTTGACACGCATCAGCCCTCGAAATTCTGTCCCTGAAGGGAAGACAATCCTCAATGGATTCTCGGGCGTTGTCAAACCGGGGGAAATGCTTCTTGTCCTGGGACGTCCGGGTAGTGGATGCTCCACGTTCCTCCGCACTGTCGCCAGCCGATCTAACCTGGCCACTACCGGTGACCTCGAGTACGCCAAtgtctcttcttctgtcttcaAGCGTGACCATGCCAGGGAGACCATCTATCTACCTGAAGAGGACAGGCACATTGCGTCCTTGACCGTCAGGCAGACGATCCAATTTGCTCTCCGCAACTCTCTCCCGACAGATGCTCGCAACACGAAGCTCGTGGCGAGCCTGGTTGATGTTATCGCCAAGATCTGCGGCCTCTCACATGCTCTCGACACTCCTGTTGGTGGTGCATTCTCTCCCGGTGTCTCAGGCGGAGAGAGGAAACG TGTTTCCATCGCCGAGGTCCTAGCAGCTGGCTCCTCGGTCCAATGCTTCGACAATTCGACCCGTGGCCTCGACTCTTCAACGGCTCTGGACTTTGTAAAGGCTCTAAGAGCCTTCACTGATATCGGTCACAAGACAACTCTTGCAACACTTTACCAAGCCGGCGAAGAGATATACCGAAATTTTGACAAGGTTGTCGTTCTCTCGGAAGGATACGAAGCCTTTTTTGGAAGCACGTCCGAGGCTTGGAGCTATTTCCATAACCTTGGATTTATTCCCATTCCTGGTCAGACAACGGCTGAGTTCCTGGCAACAGTGACAGACCCCGACGAGAGGAAGGCTATTCCCGGGTCAGAAGCCGATAGTATCAATTCTTCTGCCGATCTTGCCGCAGCCTTCAAAAGGTCTAACCACTATGCACGTCTCGTCAGTGAGATCGACGAATATCGAGAGAAGCAGGGTCAGGCAGATGCTCTACTTCCAACCTACTCATATCGCTTATCGCTGCCTTATCAGGTGAGGGAAAGCTTGAAGCGAGAATATCAACTCGTCAAGGGACAGAGGCGGGTTTACTACATCAAGTGGATCACAACAATAATCCTCTGCCTTGTTTGCGGCAGCGTGTACTTTGACATTGAGAACAATGCACAGGGTGCTTTTACGCGTGGTGGGATCCTGTACTTTGCACTGATCTTGAACGGATGGCTGCAGTTCCCTGAGCTTTTCGACGCCTACACAAACAGGCCTGTATTAGAGAGACAAG CCAACCTCCACCTGACGCGTCCCGCTGCAGTTGCGTTGGCCCGTTTCCTCATTGACCTGCCGCTCATCGCTTTCCAACACGTTCTATTCACTTTGGTGTTTTATTTTCTTTCGCGGCTTCAAGTTGAGGCTGgcaagttcttcttcttctaccTGACTCTCTTCATTTCCACAGTATGcttcagcaacctcctcCGCATGTTTGCCTACTTTGTTGGCACGTTGGATGACT GTTTTCGCTACGGAGGGTTTTCCTGCACGGTGCTTCTTCTGTTTGCCGGCTTTCTGATTCCTCCCAATGACATGAGTCCAGCTTTCGGATGGCTGCACCATATCAATCCCATGTTTTACGGATTTGAAAAT CTCTTTAGTAGCGAGTTCAGCAACCTGGATCTCTCGTGCCATGATAACCTCATCCCAGCACAGGGTATTGAGGGACATCAGACTTGCGCTGTCAGAGGTGCTTTACCTGGACAGACTAGTGTTCCAGGACTACAATACGCCGAGTCTTTCGGATTCTCTTACTCCCACAGATGGCGAAACATTGGCATCATGATCGCCATTGGTCTGGCCTATCTCATCGCCGGCATCTTTGGAAGTGAGTTCATGAGCTTTGCACCCAATGGCGGTGCTCCTCTCGTCTTTGCGAAGCGCCGCAATGCCTCGAGTCCTGATTCCCATGATGTTGAAAAGTCCGCTCCCTCATCCGGCCGTGCCAGCGTTCTTTCAGGTCGGATTGGGCAGGTTGCCCTCAAATGGAACCAGCTCAGTGTCGACATTGGCGATAGTCACATTCTCAAGAACATCTCGGGGTACGTCAGGCGGGGGGAGCTTACTGCTCTCTGCGGCGCCAGCGGAGCAGGCAAGACGACACTCCTCACGGCTCTGAGTCAGACGAACTTTGCGGGCAGTATCGTCGGTGGAGAGGTTCTCGTCGGTGATCAGCCTCCCAGCTCGAGCTATAGGAAGACAGTTG GATTTGCGCAGCAGATGGATCTCCACGATGGAACAGCAACTGTTCGGGAGGCTCTCGAGTTCTCTGCCCTTCTCCGACAGCCGAAGCATTACTCaaaggctgagaagctggCGTATGTCAGCAAAGTCTTGGACTTACTCGACCTTAATGACGTACAGGATGCTCTGATTGGAGAAGACggtggtggtcttggtgttgagcgGCTCAAGAGAGTGACG ATTGGTGTTGAACTTGCCGCGCGGCCCGAGATCTTGTTCGCCGATGAGCCAACCTCCGGACTGGATTCTCAAGGTGCATCTCGCATCGTCCACTACCTCAAGACACTCGCTCGTCAAGGCCAGGCAATAGTTGTCACCATCCACCAACCGTCTGCTCTGGTGTTTTCTCAGTTTGACAATCTACTGGCTCTGTCTTCAGAAGGCAGCCAACTCTA CTTTGGCAAGGTCACTGAAGCTCTGTCGTACTTTGCTCGCAACGGTGCGGCGTGTCCTGAGGGTGCAAACCCCGGCGAGTTCATCCTCGAGACTGTTGGCGCAGGTGTCAACGCTCGCACATCTGACAAGGGCTCTAACTGGGCGTCGACATGGGCTGCCTCCCCAGAGGCCGCTGACCTTGGGCGAGAGATCACAAATAATAGTGATGCTTCCAAGAATCTTTCGCCTGACGTCGGCGAAGTGGTCACGTCCGAACATAACGCCTCTGTGTTTCTTCAGACAATACTTCTCACCAAGCGGATGCTGCTTAACCAGTGGCGTAGCCCGCCGTACATCTACTCCAAGATCTGGGTTCATGTTATTAGCGCTATTCTCGTCGGCTTCACCTTCTTCCAGATCGGCACTAGCCCGCAGGATCTGCAGAATCG GATGTTCAgtgtcttcttcatcctcttcctttgcAACGCCATTGTCAACGTGATTTTGGCACGTTACTTCTTTGCAAGTCTGTACTGGCAGTTTCGCGAAGGGCCGTCTCATGCATATGGATGGATTGCTTTCGTATCTTCAACCATTCTCTCAGAAATACCTGGTGCTATCTTGGTCACCGTTCTGTACTTCGTCATCTGGTACTTCCCAGCCGGTTTGCCTTTAGATCAGGCCGGCTATATCTTTCTATTTCTTCTCACATATGAGATTTTTCAA GTCCTCCTTGGTCTCTTCATGATGGCCCTTAGCCCAGACCTTGGCGCAGCAGGAAATGTTCTCGTTTTTATTGTCTGCACTTGTAACTGGTTTAACGGCATCATTGTCCCTTACAGCCAGATCCAGGTCTTCTGGCGTTACTGG CTCTACTACTTATCCCCATTTACGTACCTTCTTGGCGGAATGGTGACGGCCGTGACCTCATCTGTGGGTGTGTCGTGCTCATCAGCAGACCTCACAGTATTTACTGCCCCTGCTAACGAGACCTGTTCTTCATATGTATCGGAATGGGCTCTATCCGCCTCCGCTCAACTGCTCAACCCCGAAGCCTCTGGTGATGACTATTGTCAGGTATGTCGTTGGACTACTGGGACTCAGTTTTTGGACCAATTCAACCTTGGAAATGGTCAACTCGGTGGACAATGGGGTAGTTGGGGAATCTTTGTCGTGTTCACGTTCAGTAATCTTGCCTTGGTCTACTTCTTCACTTGGGCCACCAAGGTTAAGGGGTGGAAGCTGTTCTACTTCTTTTAG
- a CDS encoding general substrate transporter: protein MADALGPSTHWWNDAGLRKLYLWLPVVILSSSYQGFDGMIMNGLQLLPSWQEEFDHPEGPVLGLLNSIQTVGAMLALPFIGWVVDKVGRRKSIAFGASWTLLGAILQATSKHIAQFVISRFIIGFGLAFTVVGAPLLLAELALPKHRGTILSYFPTAWYTGAIIAAWTTYGTQFIEDSRSWRIPSGLQAVPAVIQISLLWFIPESPRWLISKGNGAAARSFLVKHHANGDESNPIVEIEYTQIKEAILKDAQYKEQGSYLDLIRTKPNRRRLILVTFCGLFLEISGNGLVQYYLHSVLNSIGITKTIEQTTVNGCLSIYNFVLALGASFLVDRIGRRKLFIISTAGMFFAFILWTTFAACEYLLYLHFIYTEHGTRNYAIGVIVSIFLSNGAYDLGWTPLWAYPAELLPYEVRARGVAYMTGIMHAAGFFSSFVNPIGLKNAGWKYYIAFIVYTFLELVAVWYFFVETKGYTLEEIDTIFETPGLTWKQRRNLKAPSLVRETSSIEESGNAARKSDVAVSKVEL from the exons ATGGCAGATGCACTTGGTCCATCCACCCATTGGTGGAATGATGCCGGCTTGAGAAAACTCTACCTCTGGCTGCCAGTTGTCATCCTCAGCAGTTCATATCAAGGTTTCGATGGCATGATCATGAATGGTCTACAGTTGCTGCCCTCGTGGCAAGAAG AATTTGACCATCCCGAAGGACCAGTTTTGGGCTTACTCAACTCTATCCAGACGGTTGGAGCCATGTTGGCACTGCCTTTCATTGGTTGGGTTGTCGATAAGGTCGGACGTCGCAAATCCATTGCCTTCGGTGCCTCGTGGACTCTACTTGGCGCGATCCTACAGGCAACCTCTAAGCACATTGCCCAATTCGTCATTTCCCGGTTCATCATCGGTTTTGGCCTTGCTTTCACTGTTGTTGGTGCCCCGCTGCTCCTCGCCGAGCTGGCTCTTCCAAAGCACCGTGGAACCATCTTGTCCTACTTTCCTACCGCATGGTACACGGGAGCCATCATTGCAGCCTGGACAACCTATGGTACTCAATTCATCGAGGACTCCCGCTCTTGGCGTATTCCCAGTGGTCTTCAAGCTGTCCCTGCTGTCATCCAGATCAGCCTTCTTTGGTTTATCCCCGAAAGTCCTCGTTGGCTCATCTCCAAGGGTAATGGCGCAGCAGCCCGGAGCTTCCTGGTAAAGCATCATGCCAATGGTGATGAGAGCAATCCCATTGTGGAGATTGAATACACACAGATAAAGGAAGCCATCCTCAAAGATGCACAGTATAAGGAGCAGGGCAGCTATCTTGATCTTATCCGAACCAAGCCGAATAGGAGAAGGCTTATTCTTGTCACGTTTTGTGGTCTGTTCCTCGAG ATATCCGGCAACGGTTTGGTTCAGTACTATCTCCATTCCGTGCTGAATAGCATTGGAATCACCAAGACCATTGAGCAAACTACAGTCAACGGCTGCTTGTCTATCTACAACTTTGTCTTGGCTCTTGGTGCTTCTTTCTTAGTTGATAGGATCGGTCGCCGCAAGCTCTTCATTATCTCTACTGCTGGAATGTTTTTTGCTTTCATTTTGTGGACTACGTTTGCAGCTTGTGAGTACTTACTATACCTACATTTCA TATACACCGAACACGGCACACGGAACTACGCGATTGGTGTTATTGTCTCCATCTTCCTTAGCAACGGCGCGTATGACCTTGGGTGGACTCCCCTCTGGGCTTATCCGGCTGAGCTTCTTCCCTACGAGGTGCGAGCCCGTGGAGTTGCCTACATGACGGGTATTATGCACGCCGCAGggttcttttcttctttcgtAAACCCAATTGGTTTGAAGAATGCTGGATGGAAGTATTACATTGCATTTATTGTTTACACGTTTCTCGAG CTTGTTGCTGTCTGGTATTTCTTCGTTGAAACCAAGGGATATACCCTTGAGGAGATCGATACTATATTTGAGACGCCTGGCCTTACTTGGAAACAGAGAAGGAATCTCAAGGCTCCTAGTCTTGTTCGGGAAACTAGCTCCATCGAAGAGAGTGGTAATGCTGCTCGCAAGTCTGATGTTGCGGTCTCAAAGGTAGAGCTTTAA